In the genome of Bremerella sp. P1, the window CCGCCGATGAGTTGGAAGCGATCCACGAAGCAACGCTAGGCAACCGGTAAGTTGTAGGCGACTTCCAAGTTGAGAGTTGGTTACAAACCTTCTTGCTCGCGGGCAGCGCGCTGTTGGAGTTGGGCGCGAAGTTCCTCTTTCGACTCGGGCGTCATATCCTTCTGCTGCGCCACCGGCTTACCGCAGCCGGCCAAAGCCGTGCAGGAAATGATGGCAATCAACCCCAGGGGGACGAGCGACTTTTTCAAACGGTCTGCAACGAAGCGCGGATTGGTGAACATGTGGAGACAACTTTCTGGAGTGAAGATTATAGGCAGGAGGGTTCGATCAGCGAGTTCTCGTTGGCCGATCAGTTTTGCGTGTTGATGTCCTTACCATCACGAGTGCCATACGCTTTCCACGCATCTCCGTCGATGGTTTCCGGAAAGAACTGCACACTTCCGTCACACAGCACGGCCAGTGCGCCGCCGGGATGATAGCTACTCGCCGGTGACACGATCTTGTTAAAGTCGCCTGGTACGAACGCTGGCTGATTTGGTGGCAAAATATGGTTGTAGCCAGTTCGCCAGACGGAACCTTCCATCCAAGGAATTCCACGATAGCGCCAGTCTCCGGACCATGGAATGTTGAGCGGTTCCCAATCGAGTTGCATCATTTCATCACGAGCACCAGCAAAGTCCATTGCCGATGGCATGCTGATCTCGAAGGCATCGAAGCGGTTCTTCGGCCCACCTGACGTATTTGCCCCAATCACTACCTCTGCAAAGGCTGCCGTATTACTTAAGCCATCGACGATCTTTCCAAACGTTAACGGTGGAAGCCGCTTTACCGAGGACCCACCTTCGCCGTCCGCTTGAGGACCAAAGACACCATCCCAACCATTGAAGTGGACCCAGCTTCCCCAATTGCAGTGATAACTGGTGGCTCCCTGGCCAACTCCTTCGGCCGGAAATGGATCGCTCGGACACGCAAACCCAGGCGGCTGATTCATACTCAACGTGAAGTTCGGTTCGGTGAACACTCCCAGGGTCAGGTCAGCCTGATCGGCGATGGCCGTTTGCTCCATGAACCCCAACAACATCGCATGGGGCGAGAAGTACGCCACCGCAGAGTATTCGCCGCCCGGGATTTCCTGATGAGCGCTTTCAAAGTTGTGCAGGGCCAGCCCAAACTGCTTGAGGTTATTCGAGCACTCCGATCGACGCGCGGCCTCGCGTGCCTGTTGGACCGCCGGCAAAAGCAAAGCAATCAATACACCAATAATGGCAATAACCACCAAGAGCTCGACGAGGGTGAATGCCCGTCTTCTGATCCATAACAAACCCATTCGTCCATCTCCTGAAATGACAACTTGCGGTGTGAGCAATTCCTGCCCACGGGAATAACACAGATCAAAACGCAAATGAAGAAAGCAGCGAGTGTGCCATTTCCAGGCGAGGTTTTTCCGCTGAGCCACAGCAACCGACGTTAAACCAAGTAAATCTATAGACAATTGAAAAAATTGAGGGTTTCACCCGTGCGGAAGTCGCACCAAGCAGCTACTCCCTAGAGGTGGCAATTGCGTAAGAAAACTTGCTTAACTTGCATGCAAGCTTGCCGGTATATCAAGCGGATATCATGATCTATCAAACCCCCTATTTATGTGCTGTAACGCACTCAGGAGGCTGACAATGCCAGCTCATCACCATGCGGAACAAATCCAATTTCTTGCAGCACTCGATCGCCTGTTAGAAACGCGTCGTGATCTGCCGGGCTGAAGTTCACGGAAAAAAATTTTTCGCTTGGACCACCCATCGCATCCCATGTCATGACGCGGCCAAAGCCAAGGATCACACCGTTAACATGGCAGTAGCGCCCACGAAATCCACAAAGTAATCGAACTCTCGAAACCGCACCCCATCTGGATTGTGGTTAGGTTGAAAACCACCCCATAACGCATAAAATCAGCGGTTCAGACAACTTACTGCAATCGATTCCCCTATGGATTTTGACCATGGCCAACAGCCTTTCCCGTCCTGAACAGCCTGCACATAACTTTAAGCGTGTTGCGATCCTCTTTTCCGGCGGTCCAGCACCCGCTGCGAATGCGGTGATTTCGACTGCGGCCGTTTCGTTTCTGCGAGCTGGCATCGAGGTCGTAGGGGTCTTGAACGGCTACTCGAACTTGATGCAGTTCGGTCCTGATCGCCCGATGGAAGAGGACCGCGACTACATGCTCCTCAACCACAAGGCCCTCAGCCGCAGCCGTGCCAAGCAGGGCATCATGATCGGCACCGCCCGGGCCAACCCTGGCAAGGCGATCTCGCACCCCGATCACCTGAAGGACAAGGAACGCTGCAAGGCCTTCCAAACCACGTACGACGCACTTTGCTCGCTGGGTGTCGACGCCCTGATCTCGATCGGTGGTGACGACACGCTGAAGACTGCCAACAAGTTCAAGTTGTTCCAAGACACGCTGCCCGAAGGCAGCAAGAAGATGCCGGTCGTCCACCTGCCTAAGACGATTGACAACGACTACAACGGCATCGACTTCACGTTCGGCTTCTTTACCGCGGTCGACTTCCTGGCGACTGAAATCCGCACGCTGCTGTACGACGGCGAAGCCTCGAAGGCTTACTTCCTGTGCGAAGCCATGGGCCGTAGTGCTGGCTGGCTGGCATACGGTGCCGCGATCGCCGGCGAAGCTTCGCTGGTGATCAGTGTCGAAGACATCACCGGCGATTACGTCGAGAAAGAATGGGAAGAGGGGGGCAAGATCAAGAAGACGATGAACGTGCCGAAGGTGGTCGATCGCATCGTCAAGACCATGCTTGCCCGCGAAGCTGAAGGCAAAGAGTTTGGCGTGATCGTGCTCGCCGAAGGCTTGGCCGAAATGCTGCCAGACTCTTACCTGGAAGGCGTTGCCCGCGACGATCATGGCCACATTGCCATTACCGACATTCAGTTGGGCCGTACGTTCAGCAAGTGGGTTGCCCAAGCCTACGAAGAAAAGACCGGCCGCAGCCGCAAGGTTACCGGCATTCAGCTGGGTTACGAATCTCGCTGCACCAAGCCACTGGCTTACGACGTAATCCTTGGTAGCCAACTTGGTGTTGGTGCTTACCGGGCATTGGTCGAGAAGAAGCTTAATGGCGTCATGGTTTCGGCCAAGGGTCAGTTCGAGTTGCAGTACGTCGACTTCACCGAGCTGGTCGATCAAGCCAACCTTGTGACGGTCGTTCGTCACATCGAACCAGGCTGCGACTACCAGAAGCTGGCCCGTTTCCTGGAAACCTACGTCAACGACTAAGCTCGTCGACAAGCCAACATCTTTCACCGAAAAGAGGCCGCCAAAGTGCGGCCTCTTTTTATGCCTACCGAATATTGGACATTGACATCCAATTTCACCCGGGATAGACTGACCCTCACAAACAGGACAAGATTATCCAATTTCAACCACCGCCACACTCTGACCAGTCACTAACCCCAAATTGTTCTCTTACCAGGAGATCCTCATGCGTACGTCCCAGGCCGTTGTATGGACGCTGTTCACGGTAATGTTCTTGTTGTCATCGAGTTCGATCAGCCATGGCGAATCACCGAAAGAGGACGCCTCGGTAGAGAGGGCCCGGAAGATGGTGCAAATGATCGACGATATCTACAAAGGGGGCATCGTTCTCATCACTGAGAATTACGTCCATGACGAAGACGATTTGCCCGCCGGTATCGCCTTCAAAAAGCTCTTTGCCTCGGCGGAAGAGAAGGGGTGGCACAAGGTACGTTTGCTCGATGCAACCGATGAGCCGTACAACCCAGAGAACGCCCCTGCCGACCAGTTCGAGAAGGACGCGATTCAAGCCCTGCTGGCCGGCAACTCAGGCTACGAGAAAGTAATCGAACAAGACGGCAAGCGTTACCTTCGCTCTGCCACACCGGTTCCCGTCGTCATGCAGAAGTGCACCATGTGCCACGAACACTACGCCGATGTCAAAGCCGGCTCACCCATCGGCGCCATCAGCTACACCGTGCCGATTGAAGACTAAATCCGCTCCCGAAATCAGATCCGCTTATAGAGGTCGCATTATGCGACCTCTTTTATTTTATATCTGCGCTTTACATGCAGATCGGGCATGCCTTCTCACATAGCCAAATGGCGATTTGGGTAAGACGCAAGTCCCCAACCCAATCCAGTCAGCAAACAATTCCCGGGAATCCAGGAATTATTCATTGACCCCACTCTACTGGGGCGATAAAACGATTTAAGCCAGTAATCGATTAGCTATCTCATCATTATCTCTACTTTCAAATGAGGTCATCAAATGGCGAGTCACGGTCGCAATTCAGGCACAAGACGTGGTTTTACCTTGGTAGAACTTTTGGTCGTCATCGCAATCATCGGGGTATTAATTGCTTTGCTTCTGCCAGCCGTTCAGCAAGCCCGCGAGGCTGCCCGGCGAATGCAGTGCAGCAACAACATGAAGCAGCTGGGTCTTGGAATTCACAATTTCCATGACACCTATGGCTTCGTTCCTCCGGGCGGAGCTGTTGACCAGATTCCTTTCGGCACGCATGCCACGGGAAGTGCTTGGGGAAGCTCTTGGATGGTCTACCTGCTTCCGTTCATCGAACAGAATGTCCTGTACGACAAGTTCAATCTTGGTGGAGGTTCTGGCTGGGGAACGAATGCTGCGAACAATACCGCTGCATCCAAGGGTGTGTTGATCGACGCCTATCTCTGTCCTTCGTCGCCGCTCGATGAGCATTGCGCCGGCCCCAACTCGAATGGCCCGATCATGGCAGCCAGCTACGCAGCCATCTCAGGTGCCGTGAATGGGTTGATTCCCAGTTACACCGAAAGCCGAATCAACACGCCGGGTTCATCCACCGGTTGTTGTTCTGGTGGTATTGCCAGCGGTGGCGGTGTGATGATTCCCAGTGGCAAGCTCGGCCTGGAATCGATCACGGACGGAACATCGAATACGGCAGTCATCGGTGAAATCAGCGACTTCCTGATCACCGCCGACGGCTCGAAGCGTGACTACCGCAACAGTGCTCGGCACGGCTGGATCATCGGCTGGCGTTCGACCGCTTCCCCACCCAACGCCGGCAATGGGGGTGACCTGCGAACCTTCAACATGGTCACGATTCGATATCCCATCAATCAAAAGCAGCGTCCGGGTACCGGATGGCCAGACTGGCCAGGCAACTGTGGCGCGGACGGCATCTGCGACAATGCCAGCACCAACATGCCATTGGTCTCGGCCCACCCAGGCGGCGTAATGACACTGCTTGCCGATGGCTCGGTGCGTTTCCTGCCTGAGACTATGTCGATGGACGTTCAAGGTCGTCTCGTCACACGCGACGACGGCCAGGTCGTTGAACTTCCGTAGTCGTCTCAACCAACTCCCAACAGGGCAACACGCATCGACGTGTTGCCCTCGGCTCATCCAACACCCACCAGAAAGACCATGAATAAATCGTCCATCGTTTTCAGCGTGGCGCTTTTGCTAATGGGAATCGTTTCCCTTGGCTGCAACGGCCAGCGCCCCGTCCCTAAGTCCTATCCCGTTCAAGGAGAGGTCACGCTCGACGGCAAGCCCATGCCATCGGGCGAAGTCGTCTTCGTATCGGTTGCCGAAGGTATTCGCGACACGGTCAAAGTTGCCGACGGAAAGTTCGCGGCAGAAGTCCTTGCCGGCGATCGGAAAATTGAAATCCGTTCGTATGTTGCCCAGGAGGGGAATACCAAGATGTATGGAGCCGACGCAGAGCCGTCGTATGTGAACGTCATCCCTAAGAAGTACAACGAAGAGAGTGAGATCACCGCAACCGTAAAGGAATCGGATGACAACTCGTTTTCCTTCGATGTCACTTCCAACTAACTCGATGTGACCTGCTCGAAGATCGCCAGCTTGTCGGGATTGCGGTAGATAAACAGCGATGCAATCTTGCCGTCGACCACTTCAAAGTGATAGGCGGCAACGATCTTTTCTCCCAGGTAACTGACCACACTCGGTGCTCCATTGAACCAGGCCGGGTGAAAGGTAAGCTTTTGCTCGTGCTGGGCGTTGCGGAAGACTCGAACCATAAAGGTGGTTACCGAGTGGAACCCAGCAATCAGATCTCGCGCGGCACTTACCTTGCCGCCACCGTCGGCATGCAGGACAACATCTTCCGACAAGACATCACGCAGGCGATCTAAGTCTCCGGCGTTGACGGCCTGAAAGAATGCATCGGAGATTCGCTTGATGCCTGCGGGATCGGCTCCACCACGCGGCTTCTCGCCACGCAGATGAACCCTGGCACGCTTGGCCAACTGACGACAATTGGCGGCTTCCAATCCCAAGATCTCGGCGACCTCCTGGAACTCGTAACCGAACAAATCATGCAGAATGAACGCGGCTCGTTCGGCTGGCTTCAAGCGTTCGATCGTCAACATGAGAGCGATCGAAAGCGTTTCATCCAGCTCTGCGCGATCCGCATGGTCATCCAAGATCGGCTCCGGCAGCCAGGGGCCAACGTATTTCTCGCGCTGATATCGGACAGACTTCATGCGATCGAGACACAGCCTAGCGCAAACACGTAGGTACCAACTTCTCGGCGAATCGAGTTCTGGTCGCCCGGCCTGCTCCCAACGCAGATAGGCTTCCTGGGCGATGTCTTCCGCATCGGGCAGACTTCCCAGCATCCGATAGCAGAAACCAATCAGTTCCTGCCGCAAGAGTTCAAATTGATCGCCGGTTACCATCGCGTCGGCTCCTATTGATTCCCAGGTCGTTGCCCAATCTTCAACAAACAACAAATCCTAGAAGTCTAGTTTCGCAAGTTCACATTGGTCGGCCATCCCCATCGCTCGCTTAAGCGTCGGATAAATACGGCAGCCGACGATGACCACGGCGAGTTCCGCAAAT includes:
- a CDS encoding DUF1559 domain-containing protein produces the protein MASHGRNSGTRRGFTLVELLVVIAIIGVLIALLLPAVQQAREAARRMQCSNNMKQLGLGIHNFHDTYGFVPPGGAVDQIPFGTHATGSAWGSSWMVYLLPFIEQNVLYDKFNLGGGSGWGTNAANNTAASKGVLIDAYLCPSSPLDEHCAGPNSNGPIMAASYAAISGAVNGLIPSYTESRINTPGSSTGCCSGGIASGGGVMIPSGKLGLESITDGTSNTAVIGEISDFLITADGSKRDYRNSARHGWIIGWRSTASPPNAGNGGDLRTFNMVTIRYPINQKQRPGTGWPDWPGNCGADGICDNASTNMPLVSAHPGGVMTLLADGSVRFLPETMSMDVQGRLVTRDDGQVVELP
- a CDS encoding c-type heme family protein, with the protein product MRTSQAVVWTLFTVMFLLSSSSISHGESPKEDASVERARKMVQMIDDIYKGGIVLITENYVHDEDDLPAGIAFKKLFASAEEKGWHKVRLLDATDEPYNPENAPADQFEKDAIQALLAGNSGYEKVIEQDGKRYLRSATPVPVVMQKCTMCHEHYADVKAGSPIGAISYTVPIED
- the sigJ gene encoding RNA polymerase sigma factor SigJ, which codes for MVTGDQFELLRQELIGFCYRMLGSLPDAEDIAQEAYLRWEQAGRPELDSPRSWYLRVCARLCLDRMKSVRYQREKYVGPWLPEPILDDHADRAELDETLSIALMLTIERLKPAERAAFILHDLFGYEFQEVAEILGLEAANCRQLAKRARVHLRGEKPRGGADPAGIKRISDAFFQAVNAGDLDRLRDVLSEDVVLHADGGGKVSAARDLIAGFHSVTTFMVRVFRNAQHEQKLTFHPAWFNGAPSVVSYLGEKIVAAYHFEVVDGKIASLFIYRNPDKLAIFEQVTSS
- a CDS encoding DUF1559 domain-containing protein, yielding MGLLWIRRRAFTLVELLVVIAIIGVLIALLLPAVQQAREAARRSECSNNLKQFGLALHNFESAHQEIPGGEYSAVAYFSPHAMLLGFMEQTAIADQADLTLGVFTEPNFTLSMNQPPGFACPSDPFPAEGVGQGATSYHCNWGSWVHFNGWDGVFGPQADGEGGSSVKRLPPLTFGKIVDGLSNTAAFAEVVIGANTSGGPKNRFDAFEISMPSAMDFAGARDEMMQLDWEPLNIPWSGDWRYRGIPWMEGSVWRTGYNHILPPNQPAFVPGDFNKIVSPASSYHPGGALAVLCDGSVQFFPETIDGDAWKAYGTRDGKDINTQN
- a CDS encoding 6-phosphofructokinase — encoded protein: MANSLSRPEQPAHNFKRVAILFSGGPAPAANAVISTAAVSFLRAGIEVVGVLNGYSNLMQFGPDRPMEEDRDYMLLNHKALSRSRAKQGIMIGTARANPGKAISHPDHLKDKERCKAFQTTYDALCSLGVDALISIGGDDTLKTANKFKLFQDTLPEGSKKMPVVHLPKTIDNDYNGIDFTFGFFTAVDFLATEIRTLLYDGEASKAYFLCEAMGRSAGWLAYGAAIAGEASLVISVEDITGDYVEKEWEEGGKIKKTMNVPKVVDRIVKTMLAREAEGKEFGVIVLAEGLAEMLPDSYLEGVARDDHGHIAITDIQLGRTFSKWVAQAYEEKTGRSRKVTGIQLGYESRCTKPLAYDVILGSQLGVGAYRALVEKKLNGVMVSAKGQFELQYVDFTELVDQANLVTVVRHIEPGCDYQKLARFLETYVND